Within Diabrotica virgifera virgifera chromosome 7, PGI_DIABVI_V3a, the genomic segment aaatgccacaagatttgttccatcagatcgttttcagaaaatacgacaacagatcacctttctaacatatagggtaatttaacgcagcactacctacatatatgtagtgctgctactcatgaaataaacgaaatacgaataaaaagtaagatattattattgtacaataatgtacttacaaaaatcatcacacatatctgccaaaaaaacttaactCTTCATCTAACCTAACAGACAGCGTCGCAACAAAATTGTGTTATTCGGcgtcacctaaaaacttccttttatatgattttcttgcaaaggctttaaaaggacggtccctttgaagactccagcagtaatccgCCATCATGTGATAGCCCCATCACCCTAATACCCctcttccatcgttttgatatcttggtgaagattttctggcaaacggtctaagtggctgtggaggtaatgaattttaatactcatatgacaaccgtTGTCAAGTCATTATAAAATATGGCAGTGTCcgtgtttaaaagatatttctgctttatacatacggcgagccatatggtttgtttttcgttgttttaaGGTGAAGGGATGATGGGCGTACTAGCCAGCCCACTTGAGATTGAAACCTATGATAAGAATGTATTGCAGTTTTAAGGAATGTGTAGATATTGGATATTATGTTTTTAAGTCAGTCGAGTTTGTAACATTCTTCGgataacatccaaataaaaactttattttaagccacacttgcgtatttttaataggggtaattttctgtgatcgaaagttattttctataatttaatttcgaACCAGGGATCTTTGCGTGAAGTAACTCGTGGACATCCCTACGTAACATTTTGGCGACCGTGACAGGACTTAGATATATACGGGTGTGCTTAAAAGTTAGTTGTTTCTGCGTATTTAGTGTACACTTTTTTCCGGCGAATAAATTCGTTTGTCGTGAGGCTCGGCCGAAGTTGTTACCCTTGTAAGCGAGAAATATGGCATTAGAATTAGAAACAAAACGCCGAACAGTGCTTCGTACTGCTTTTACGACAGCTGCTAATGTTTTGAACAATTTGTTATCTGAAACGGTGGACACTCGACCCTGGCAACAAATTAGTGTACAGTGGGAACTGTTACAAGTTAAGTACAATGAGCTTTGCGTCGTGGAAAGTGCGGTGTTTGAAGCTATGATCGAAAAGGCTTCCGAGGCAGAATTAATCAGTGAGATGGAGGCAAAGGATAGATACAGCACACGCTACTATGAACTGAAGTACAAATGCGAAGACAGACCCAGTTTAGTAAGTTCAGAGTCATCAATAAAAGGTAAGCGCAGTTTTAAATTACCTCCAATCGAATTCAAGAAATATTCTGGGGACTTGATAGATTGGCTTCCATTTTGGTCGCAGTTCAAAGTAGTGCATGATGATCAATCGATTGATTTAAACGACAAAATAGCTTATTTGAGACAAGCCACTGTAGACGGTAGTAAGGCCAGACGTTTAGTAGAGAGTTTTCCTGCAGTAGCCGATAATTACTCAAAAATTATAAAGAGTTTGAAGTCTAGGTTTGGCAGAGAGGATCTCCAGATTGAAGTATATATTAGGGAGCTCTTAAAGTTAATTTTGAGTCGAGTTTCTAGTAGTTCTTGTAATGTTTCTGCACTATATGATATGATAGAGAGTCAACTTCGTTCACTTGAGACCTTAGGCATAACTGCTGACAAATATGCGGCAATATTGTATCCCCTTATTGAGTCATGTTTACCGGAGGATATGATCAGACTATGGCATAGATCTTCACAGTTTTTAAGGCCTTTTGGTTCCGTATCCATGCACAATGTCGAAGAATCTGCAGAAGTTTCAACTTTGGAGACAAGATTAAGTGGGCTAATGAGTTTTCTACAAAATGAAGTtcaaaatgaacaaaaaattaatttagcaaCGGAAGGTTTTGGTTTATCGACTGAAAATAAATGTAAATCCAATAACCTGGttgaaaagaagaatataaaatcACCAAAGCAAGGAACTGATCAGGCATCAGCGACCGCTGCTGGGTTGGTAAATTATGAGGTTGACAGGTGTATTTTTTGCGAAGGACAGCATGACAGTATCAATTGTTTTAAAGCACAAAAATTGTCTATGGAACAGAAACGACGAACATTGTCAGAGAAGAAAGCCTGTTTTCGATGTTTGAAGGTTCGACATTCTTCGAAGAAGTGTAGAGCACGTTTGAATTGTATTTTGTGTTGTAAATCCCATGTTGTTTTGATGTGTCCTGATTTACCTGTTAACAAAATTCATACATCGACCTCAAGTATCAGCCGCTCGGAAGAAAATATTACTGAGGATCAGACGCTTGCGAATTTGAATAATACACAGGTTTTTTTACAAACTCTGCGAGTAAACATAAGAAGTGCACATGGTACTAAACAAGTAAGGGCACTTATTGACACTGGATCGCAGAGAACATATATTTTACAGCGTACCGCACAAGAAATGGGTTTTTCTGCTAAAGGAACGGAAAATATCGTACATACGTTATTTGGCGGTAAAAGTACTTCTGAACAACGACATAAATTATATAAGGTAACTGCGAGTGAAGGAGCTTACTCTTGTTTATTTGATGCCTTAGATCAACCAAAAATTTGTGCAGATGTCTCTCCTGTTTATCACGGCCCTTGGGTTGAGGAACTTAGTGACATGAATATTTCGCTCAGCGATGTCGGACATATAGCACCAATTGAGATTTTGTTAGGAGCTGATGTTGTAGGCAAATTGTATACAGGGAGGAAATATCAGTTACAGTGTGGTCTTGTAGCAGTTGAAACTTTGTTAGGTTGGACTCTTATGGGCAAGGTGCCGGCAGTTGCTTCTAATTTCAGCACATCTATGATGTCGATTGCGTTGTTTGTTGATAGTTCTTCTGTGGCGAAACTCTGGGAGCTTAATATTATTGGGATAACCAATCCTGTAGAAAAATTGACACGAGAGGTGGCGGCCAAGGAGACTAAGAATTTTTTCTACGAGACTATCCGATGTGACAACGAAGGTAGGTATGAGGTTATGTTACCTTGGTTGAACAAGCATCCTTTAATTTCAGATAATTTAGTTGTCGCTAGAAGAAGGTTAGATACTACTTTAAATAAGTTCAAAAAGTCCAATTTGTTTGAATcgtataatttaatattcaatgaGTGGTTGAACGAGGGTGTGATCGAAATAGTAAATAATCCGGGAGAGAATAATTGTGTGCACTATTTGCCTCACAGGCCCGTTATTAAAAATACTAGCGAAACCACGAAAATTAGGCCAGTCTTTGATGCATCATCTCATGAACAGGGTCGTCCTTCTTTGAACCAGTGTTTAGAGGTAGGGCCTAATCTTATTGAACTTATTCCTTCTGTGTTATTACGGTTTAGACAACAAAAAATAGGTGTTGTGTCGGATATTCGAAAGGCTTTTCTTCAAATTTCTGTACATTCGAAGGACAGAGATTTTTTGAGGTTCCTATGGGTAAACAATGAAGGAAATGAATTTGTATTTCGACATAGGAGAGTTGTTTTTGGAGTCAACTGTAGTCCATTTCTTCTGGGTGCTACTATAGAATTTCATTTGATAAAGGCGCTGGAAAAGTGTTGTAATGATATGCCGTACTCTAAAAATACAATTGAAAGGCTTATGATTGGGTTCTATGTAGATAATTGTGTGACTAGTGTTACTGATGAGAATGAGTTGAGAAAGTTCGTA encodes:
- the LOC126888618 gene encoding uncharacterized protein LOC126888618, which encodes MALELETKRRTVLRTAFTTAANVLNNLLSETVDTRPWQQISVQWELLQVKYNELCVVESAVFEAMIEKASEAELISEMEAKDRYSTRYYELKYKCEDRPSLVSSESSIKGKRSFKLPPIEFKKYSGDLIDWLPFWSQFKVVHDDQSIDLNDKIAYLRQATVDGSKARRLVESFPAVADNYSKIIKSLKSRFGREDLQIEVYIRELLKLILSRVSSSSCNVSALYDMIESQLRSLETLGITADKYAAILYPLIESCLPEDMIRLWHRSSQFLRPFGSVSMHNVEESAEVSTLETRLSGLMSFLQNEVQNEQKINLATEGFGLSTENKCKSNNLVEKKNIKSPKQGTDQASATAAGLVNYEVDRCIFCEGQHDSINCFKAQKLSMEQKRRTLSEKKACFRCLKVRHSSKKCRARLNCILCCKSHVVLMCPDLPVNKIHTSTSSISRSEENITEDQTLANLNNTQVFLQTLRVNIRSAHGTKQVRALIDTGSQRTYILQRTAQEMGFSAKGTENIVHTLFGGKSTSEQRHKLYKVTASEGAYSCLFDALDQPKICADVSPVYHGPWVEELSDMNISLSDVGHIAPIEILLGADVVGKLYTGRKYQLQCGLVAVETLLGWTLMGKVPAVASNFSTSMMSIALFVDSSSVAKLWELNIIGITNPVEKLTREVAAKETKNFFYETIRCDNEGRYEVMLPWLNKHPLISDNLVVARRRLDTTLNKFKKSNLFESYNLIFNEWLNEGVIEIVNNPGENNCVHYLPHRPVIKNTSETTKIRPVFDASSHEQGRPSLNQCLEVGPNLIELIPSVLLRFRQQKIGVVSDIRKAFLQISVHSKDRDFLRFLWVNNEGNEFVFRHRRVVFGVNCSPFLLGATIEFHLIKALEKCCNDMPYSKNTIERLMIGFYVDNCVTSVTDENELRKFVSEATAIMEEDKMDLRGGSKTQTGTYGEVTDKLRMAVVDRRHPEVKLNQEQAELVRTKLEEAVDKAPGGSQNPLQFLRTTFSAGILWIHCANEPTKSWLEGTVRELRDLWESADLKLIESKDLRRPIVLVHVPETGISEKCSGVAWASRMQGSIRQTGH